A region from the Microcebus murinus isolate Inina chromosome 3, M.murinus_Inina_mat1.0, whole genome shotgun sequence genome encodes:
- the STARD7 gene encoding stAR-related lipid transfer protein 7, mitochondrial: MFPRRPLAAWLAGARGGGLLALLANQCRFVTGLRVRRAQQIAQLYGRLYSESSRRVLLGRLWRRLHGRPGHASVLMAALAGVFVWDEERIQEEELQRSINEMKRLEEMSHLFQSSGIRCHLPEPKSQTEGNEDSEDKEQPWEMVMDKKHFKLWRRPITGTHLYQYRVFGTYTDVTPRQFFNVQLDTEYRKKWDALVIKLEVIERDVVSGSEVLHWVTHFPYPMYSRDYVYVRRYSVDQENNMMVLVSRAVEHPSVPESPEFVRVRSYESQMVIRPHKSFDENGFDYLLTYSDNPQTVFPRYCVSWMVSSGMPDFLEKLHMATLKAKNMEIKVKDYIPAKPLEMSSEAKATAQSSERKNEGSCGPARIEYA, encoded by the exons ATGTTCCCGCGGAGGCCGCTGGCCGCCTGGCtggcgggggcgcggggcgggggcctgctggccctgctggccAATCAGTGCCGCTTCGTGACGGGCCTGCGCGTGCGGCGCGCGCAGCAGATCGCGCAGCTCTACGGCCGACTCTACTCGGAGAGCTCGCGCCGCGTCCTTCTCGGCCGCCTGTGGCGCCGGCTGCACGGCCGCCCTGGCCATGCCTCTGTCTTGATGGCGGCGCTCGCCGGCGTGTTCGTGTGGGACGAGGAGAGGATCCAGGAGGAGGAGTTGCAGAG atCCATTAATGAGATGAAACGGTTGGAGGAAATGTCACATTTGTTTCAGAGCTCTGGAATCAGGTGCCACCTTCCAGAACCAAAATCTCAAACAGAAGGGAATGAAGATTCGGAAGACAAAGAACAACCATGGGAAATGGTGATGGATAAGAAACACTTCAAGCTGTGGAGGCGTCCAATTACAGGCACCCACCTTTACCAGTACCGAG TTTTTGGAACTTACACAGATGTGACACCCCGGCAGTTCTTCAACGTTCAG CTGGACACAGAGTATAGAAAAAAGTGGGATGCCCTGGTGATCAAGCTGGAGGTGATCGAGAGGGATGTGGTTAGTGGTTCTGAGGTTCTTCACTGGGTAACCCATTTTCCT TATCCAATGTACTCACGGGATTATGTTTATGTTCGGCGGTATAGTGTGGACCAGGAAAACAACATGATGGTGTTGGTGTCACG TGCTGTGGAGCACCCTAGTGTGCCAGAGTCTCCGGAATTCGTCAGGGTCAGATCGTATGAATCCCAAATGGTTATCCGTCCCCACAAGTCATTTGATGAG aatggctTTGACTACTTGCTGACATACAGTGACAATCCCCAGACTGTGTTTCCTCGTTACTGTGTTAGTTGGATGGTTTCCAGTG GCATGCCAGATTTCCTGGAGAAGCTGCACATGGCCACTCTGAAAGCCAAGAACATGGAGATTAAAGTAAAGGACTACATCCCAGCTAAGCCTTTGGAAATGAGTAGTGAAGCCAAGGCCACTGCCCAATCCTCCGAGCGGAAGAATGAGGGCAGCTGTGGCCCTGCTCGGATTGAGTATGCCTGA